The Akkermansia muciniphila genome contains a region encoding:
- a CDS encoding polysaccharide biosynthesis tyrosine autokinase — MNSQDQQNGDRIVRNIDYLQVLKNRWKEVFLVFLLVLVISVVVTFLMPPAYQTRCQFQIKLPKPVMEIGQGGDVVATSNVTANYIPMQYSVLTSTEVLKIVSKKLNLAAEWGMTDEKAASNLANMIKVAPVRATDLVDVIVSGPDPKLVQNIAKTVPEAYKQDREMRENRLVETAIKSLKDVLREQEDTVNEKMMALKKLIAESSYLPTTWRNGENRNTLTAGMEEEDFRNAKSQAMAFEKDEKELASYVQELQRLPDDKLLDYVISSDLLNAESVGAKALRETYAEFSEKLKEKENLKAQNIGPRHPKMLALVETERILSEKLNKELIGLRSSLKSKLEMVSASRKQWEETVALKEKALQDHVLKVPMYEQASRDYDAALDQLKDLSSRYTDEIARMRVPRDAVEMYDLPEYPAVAYKPSITINLAVGASVGLLLGIGLALFLEFMDTSVKTMEDVERALQVPVLGIIPKNVPILHSSDVMGPDAEAYRILRTNIEFNKKGLEEISLTFVSGSAGEGKTTTLCNLAYICAQGGYATLMIDADLRRSKLHRYYELDNEVGLTSYLLEDYPLEEVIFQTPIENLYVMPAGPTPFDPSGTLNSRKFSELLQEVKQRFDMVLVDSPPILGVSDSAVIVSEVDMTLMVVQPRKLPLKALLRQKQVIESVGGNLAGVVMNNVDITSDHQYQYYTTYYSYYSADGGSSGGNVDASSMKKAERSGKAKELAANQSHDSEDLY; from the coding sequence ATGAATTCCCAGGATCAGCAGAACGGCGATCGGATTGTACGCAATATTGATTATTTGCAGGTTTTAAAAAATCGCTGGAAGGAGGTCTTCCTGGTTTTCCTTCTGGTTTTGGTCATTTCCGTGGTGGTGACTTTCCTGATGCCTCCGGCTTATCAGACGAGGTGCCAGTTCCAGATCAAGCTGCCCAAGCCCGTCATGGAAATCGGCCAGGGGGGGGACGTGGTCGCCACCTCCAACGTCACGGCCAACTACATTCCCATGCAGTACTCTGTGCTGACTTCAACCGAAGTACTGAAGATAGTATCCAAAAAACTGAACCTTGCCGCGGAGTGGGGAATGACGGATGAAAAGGCCGCCTCCAACCTGGCCAACATGATCAAGGTGGCTCCCGTGCGCGCGACGGACCTGGTGGATGTGATTGTCTCCGGTCCGGATCCCAAACTGGTGCAGAACATCGCCAAAACGGTTCCGGAAGCCTACAAGCAGGACCGTGAAATGCGTGAAAACCGTCTGGTTGAAACCGCTATTAAAAGTTTGAAGGACGTCCTCCGGGAACAGGAAGACACCGTTAATGAAAAAATGATGGCTCTCAAGAAGCTGATTGCGGAGAGCTCCTACCTGCCCACTACCTGGAGGAACGGTGAAAACCGGAACACATTGACGGCCGGGATGGAAGAGGAAGACTTCCGGAACGCCAAATCCCAGGCCATGGCCTTTGAAAAGGATGAAAAGGAACTGGCTTCCTACGTGCAGGAGCTGCAGCGCCTGCCTGATGACAAGCTGCTGGATTACGTGATCAGCTCCGACCTGCTGAATGCCGAATCCGTGGGCGCCAAGGCTCTGCGTGAAACCTATGCGGAATTTTCCGAAAAGCTCAAGGAGAAGGAAAACCTGAAAGCCCAGAACATCGGTCCCAGGCACCCCAAGATGCTGGCGCTGGTGGAAACGGAAAGAATTCTGTCCGAGAAGCTGAACAAGGAGCTGATCGGGCTGCGCTCTTCGCTTAAAAGCAAGCTGGAAATGGTTTCCGCAAGCCGGAAGCAATGGGAGGAAACCGTGGCGCTTAAGGAAAAAGCCCTCCAGGATCATGTCTTGAAAGTGCCCATGTATGAGCAGGCCAGCCGTGATTATGACGCCGCTCTGGACCAGCTCAAGGACCTGTCTTCCCGGTATACGGATGAAATTGCCCGGATGCGCGTTCCCCGTGATGCGGTTGAAATGTATGATCTGCCGGAATATCCCGCCGTTGCCTATAAGCCGAGCATCACCATCAATCTGGCGGTGGGCGCGAGCGTAGGGCTGCTGCTGGGCATCGGCCTGGCCCTCTTTCTGGAATTCATGGACACGTCCGTCAAAACCATGGAGGATGTGGAACGGGCTCTTCAGGTTCCCGTGCTGGGCATCATTCCCAAGAATGTTCCCATTCTCCATTCTTCCGACGTGATGGGGCCGGATGCGGAAGCTTACCGGATCCTGCGGACAAACATAGAATTCAACAAGAAGGGACTGGAGGAAATTTCCCTGACGTTCGTTTCCGGCAGCGCCGGGGAAGGCAAGACCACCACCTTGTGCAACCTGGCCTACATCTGCGCCCAGGGCGGTTACGCCACCCTGATGATTGACGCGGACCTGCGCCGCTCCAAACTTCACCGGTACTATGAACTGGATAATGAGGTGGGGCTGACCTCCTACCTGTTGGAAGACTACCCGCTGGAGGAAGTGATTTTTCAGACGCCCATTGAAAACCTGTACGTGATGCCTGCGGGCCCCACGCCCTTTGACCCGTCCGGAACGCTGAACTCCCGCAAATTCAGCGAGCTTCTCCAGGAGGTGAAACAGCGCTTTGACATGGTGCTGGTGGACTCCCCGCCCATCCTGGGCGTCAGTGACTCCGCCGTCATCGTAAGCGAGGTGGACATGACCCTCATGGTGGTGCAGCCGCGCAAGCTGCCGTTGAAAGCCCTGCTGAGGCAGAAGCAGGTGATTGAATCCGTAGGCGGCAACCTGGCCGGGGTGGTAATGAATAATGTGGACATTACGTCCGATCATCAGTATCAATACTACACTACTTACTATTCCTATTATTCCGCGGATGGCGGTTCCTCCGGCGGGAACGTGGACGCCTCTTCCATGAAGAAGGCGGAACGTTCCGGCAAGGCCAAGGAGCTGGCCGCCAACCAGTCCCATGATAGTGAAGATTTGTACTAA
- the ruvA gene encoding Holliday junction branch migration protein RuvA, protein MIAFLRGTVAESYPQRLILDVHGVGYEVIVPLSTFDRLNPLPGRELTLKTYLHVRENMQVLYGFATDAERDIFLLLIDRVSGIGPATAIAILGSLSVEQFKQAVVSGDVSGIARAKGVGKKTAERIVLELKDKVGLAATWEAQAQGATSQAAGDAELALIALGFKQVESRKAIAAHLKDHPDADADELIRAALRSMN, encoded by the coding sequence ATGATAGCTTTTCTGCGCGGCACGGTGGCGGAATCCTACCCCCAGCGGTTGATTCTGGATGTACACGGCGTGGGGTATGAGGTGATTGTGCCCCTGTCCACCTTTGACAGGCTGAATCCTCTGCCCGGCAGGGAGCTGACGCTGAAGACCTACCTGCATGTCCGCGAGAACATGCAGGTGCTGTACGGCTTCGCCACGGATGCGGAGCGGGATATTTTCCTGCTGCTCATTGACCGCGTTTCCGGCATCGGCCCGGCCACGGCCATCGCCATCCTGGGCTCCCTGTCCGTGGAGCAATTCAAGCAGGCGGTCGTCAGCGGGGACGTCTCCGGCATTGCCCGGGCCAAGGGCGTGGGCAAGAAAACGGCGGAGCGCATCGTTCTGGAGCTGAAGGACAAGGTAGGGCTGGCCGCCACGTGGGAGGCCCAGGCCCAGGGGGCCACCTCCCAGGCTGCCGGGGACGCGGAGCTGGCGCTGATTGCCCTGGGGTTCAAGCAGGTGGAGTCCCGCAAGGCGATTGCCGCCCATTTGAAGGACCATCCGGACGCGGATGCGGACGAGCTGATCCGCGCCGCCCTGCGTTCCATGAACTGA
- the gap gene encoding type I glyceraldehyde-3-phosphate dehydrogenase, translated as MAKYAINGFGRIGRNVLRAMSKEERNKVVAINDLTPIEMIAHLLKYDSTQGKFDGEISIDGEYLVVDGHKILITVERDPANLPWKDLGVDVVLESTGLFTKRDAAKKHLAAGAKKVLISAPSPDPDLTFVLGINDSEYDPAKHDIVSNASCTTNCLAPMVKVLDDKFGIEKGMMSTIHSYTNDQRILDLPHSDPRRARAAAINIIPTTTGAAKAIGEVMPNLKGSLNGASFRVPTPTGSLTDFVAVLKKNVTVEEVNAAMKEAAEGPLKGIMDYSEEALVLQDIVSDPHSCIFDSGFTYVVGGNLVKVCGWYDNEWGYSNRAAEAMKKLGDSLGCGCSCGK; from the coding sequence ATGGCCAAATATGCTATTAACGGTTTTGGACGTATTGGTCGCAACGTACTGCGCGCCATGTCCAAGGAAGAACGCAACAAGGTTGTTGCCATCAATGACTTGACCCCCATTGAAATGATCGCCCACCTGCTCAAGTATGACTCCACGCAGGGCAAGTTTGACGGCGAAATCTCCATCGACGGCGAATATCTGGTTGTTGACGGTCACAAGATCCTCATCACCGTGGAACGCGACCCCGCCAACCTTCCCTGGAAGGACCTGGGCGTGGACGTCGTTCTGGAATCCACCGGCCTGTTCACCAAGCGTGACGCCGCCAAGAAGCACCTGGCCGCCGGCGCCAAGAAGGTGCTCATTTCCGCTCCCTCTCCGGATCCGGACCTGACCTTCGTTCTGGGCATCAACGACAGCGAATACGATCCCGCCAAGCACGACATCGTTTCCAACGCTTCCTGCACCACCAACTGCCTTGCTCCGATGGTGAAGGTGCTGGACGACAAGTTCGGCATTGAAAAGGGCATGATGAGCACCATTCACTCCTACACGAATGACCAGCGCATCCTGGACCTTCCGCACTCCGATCCCCGCCGCGCCCGCGCCGCCGCGATCAACATCATCCCCACCACCACCGGCGCCGCCAAGGCCATCGGTGAAGTGATGCCGAACCTGAAGGGCTCCCTGAACGGCGCCTCCTTCCGCGTGCCGACCCCGACCGGTTCCCTGACCGACTTCGTGGCCGTTCTCAAGAAGAACGTGACTGTGGAAGAAGTGAACGCCGCCATGAAGGAAGCCGCTGAAGGCCCGCTGAAGGGCATTATGGACTACTCCGAGGAAGCCCTGGTTCTCCAGGACATCGTTTCCGACCCCCACTCCTGCATCTTTGACTCCGGCTTCACGTATGTGGTCGGCGGCAACCTGGTGAAGGTCTGCGGCTGGTACGACAACGAATGGGGTTACTCCAACCGCGCCGCTGAAGCCATGAAGAAGCTGGGCGACAGCCTGGGCTGCGGCTGCTCCTGCGGCAAGTAA